A section of the Streptomyces sp. NBC_01591 genome encodes:
- the ltrA gene encoding group II intron reverse transcriptase/maturase produces MPEDAPPNGGAPGPRARVLEMQAKLHRWAVADPGRRFDDLFNFVHDPATLLVAFDRVAGNRGARTPGVDGLTATDVEESIGVPGFLNDLRVAVKGGAFCPLPVRERSIPKPGGSGKVRKLGIPTIADRVAQAALKLVLEPIFEADFKPVSYGFRPRRRAQDAIAEIHYFGTRGYRWVLDADIEACFDSINHTALMDRVRHRVKDKRVLSLVKAFLKAGILTELGENKETLTGTPQGGILSPLLANIALSALDEHLHETWEPGGTMATEGKRAHRRRKGRPTWRVVRYADDFVVLVHGTEADTAALREEVADVLEPLGLRLSQAKTRIAHMSDGFDFLGFRIQWKRKGGTDRWHVYTFIADRPIRSLKAKVRAVTGRTSQQDLATVLIRLTQIMRGWANYFKHAVAKHVFTKLDAFVWWRLIRMLRERHHWSWGEVRRRFTTPTGRWLPIAADGAELFQIASVTVSRYRYRASRIPNPWHPANPV; encoded by the coding sequence ATGCCGGAAGATGCCCCGCCGAATGGCGGAGCCCCGGGCCCTCGGGCCCGGGTACTGGAGATGCAGGCCAAGCTTCACCGTTGGGCGGTGGCCGATCCCGGCCGCCGGTTCGATGACCTGTTCAACTTCGTGCACGATCCGGCGACGCTGTTGGTGGCGTTCGACCGGGTCGCGGGCAACCGGGGAGCCCGGACTCCCGGCGTCGACGGCCTGACCGCCACCGACGTCGAGGAATCCATCGGTGTCCCCGGATTCCTGAACGACCTGCGGGTCGCCGTCAAGGGCGGTGCGTTCTGTCCTCTGCCGGTGCGGGAACGCAGCATTCCCAAGCCGGGAGGCTCGGGAAAGGTCCGTAAACTCGGGATTCCGACGATCGCGGACCGGGTCGCTCAGGCAGCGCTGAAACTGGTGCTGGAACCGATCTTCGAGGCCGACTTCAAGCCGGTCTCCTACGGGTTCCGGCCCCGACGGCGGGCCCAGGACGCCATCGCCGAGATCCACTATTTCGGCACCCGGGGATATCGCTGGGTGCTGGATGCGGACATCGAGGCGTGCTTCGACTCGATCAACCACACGGCCCTGATGGACCGAGTGCGTCATCGGGTGAAGGACAAGCGTGTCCTGTCGCTGGTCAAAGCCTTCCTCAAGGCCGGGATTCTTACTGAACTCGGTGAGAACAAGGAGACGTTGACCGGCACCCCGCAAGGCGGCATCCTCTCCCCGCTGCTGGCGAACATTGCTCTGTCGGCGCTCGATGAGCACCTGCACGAGACGTGGGAGCCGGGCGGGACGATGGCCACCGAAGGTAAACGCGCCCACCGGCGCCGCAAGGGTCGGCCGACGTGGCGGGTCGTCCGCTACGCGGACGACTTCGTCGTCCTGGTGCACGGCACCGAGGCCGACACTGCGGCACTGCGCGAAGAAGTCGCTGACGTGCTCGAACCTCTGGGATTGCGCCTGTCGCAGGCGAAGACCCGGATCGCGCACATGAGTGATGGGTTCGACTTCCTGGGCTTCCGCATCCAGTGGAAACGCAAAGGAGGCACGGACAGATGGCACGTCTACACCTTCATCGCGGACCGGCCCATCCGGTCCTTGAAGGCGAAGGTCCGTGCTGTGACAGGCAGGACATCGCAGCAGGATCTCGCCACCGTGCTGATCAGACTCACTCAGATCATGCGCGGTTGGGCCAACTACTTCAAGCACGCTGTCGCCAAGCATGTCTTCACGAAGCTTGACGCCTTCGTGTGGTGGCGTCTGATCCGCATGCTGCGGGAACGTCACCACTGGAGTTGGGGCGAAGTCCGCCGCCGGTTCACCACCCCCACCGGGCGGTGGCTACCGATCGCGGCGGACGGGGCCGAACTGTTCCAGATCGCATCGGTCACGGTCAGCCGTTACCGATACCGGGCCAGCAGGATCCCCAACCCATGGCACCCTGCGAACCCCGTCTGA